In Deltaproteobacteria bacterium, the sequence CTCCGGTTGAGGAAAAGGAAGCGCCGGCGCCGATCCCGGAGACCCCGCAGGAAGCGGTGGTTGAGGCGCCTCCCGTGAAGGCACCGAAGGTCCAGCCGCCGAAAGAAGAGCCGGCGGCGAAGGCTCCTGCCGAGCCGGAAAAAGAAAAACAAAAGCTCAAGAAGAAAGAGAAGAAGAAAGGGAAAAAAGAAGAGGTCAAAAAAGAGAAACAGAACCGGGCCCGGGCGGGGGTGGAGAAGGCCAAGGGAAAGAAGGGAAAGATCAGTCTCAAGACGGAGAAGGTAGACCGCGGTGCACTGAAGAAACCGAAAAAGATCAGTGCCAGCCAGATGCTGGAGCTGCAGGTTCGCCGAACCCCGAAGAAACTCAGGGTCAAGCCGAAGAAGAAAACCCGGGCCGAGAAGTCCAAGGCTCGGGAGAAGGTCATACAGGAACAGCCGGTTGTGGAAGAGACCGGCAGCCTCATTCGTTGGGATGAGACGACCACCGTCAAGGAGGTCGCGGAACAGCTGCATCTGCCGGTGAATAATCTCATTATGAAATTCATGGAAATGGGTTCCATGGTGACCGTGAATCAGCCGGTGGACCTGGAAGCCGTTTCCCTGGTCGCCGCGGAGTACGATTACGAGGTCAAGGCCGTTTCCCTGGAATCGGATGATGCCCTGATTGAAGAGGTGGAGGACAATCCGGAGAATCTGGTCTCCCGTCCTCCGGTGGTTACGATCATGGGGCATGTTGATCATGGGAAGACCTCGCTGCTGGATGAGATCCGGAAGTCCAACATTGTCGGCGATGAAGCCGGCGGAATTACCCAGCATATCGGCGCCTATACGGTGAAGCTGAAAGACCGGCAGATCACGTTTCTGGATACGCCCGGCCATGAGGCCTTTACCTCCATGCGGGCCCGGGGTGCGAAGGTGACGGATATCGTGATCCTCGTGGTGGCTGCCGACGATGGTGTGATGCCGCAGACCGTGGAAGCGATCCATCATGCCGAGGCCGCCCGGGTTCCGATTGTGGTGGCGGTGAACAAGATCGATAAGGCGAATGCAAACCCGGATCGGGTCAAGCAGCAGTTGGCCGAGCACAAACTGGTCCCCGAGGAGTGGGGGGGACAGACGATCTTTGTGGAGGTTTCCGCCAAGAAAAAGATCGGTCTCGATTCTCTGCTGGAGATGGTCCTGCTTCAGGCGGACATGATGGAGTTGAAAGCCGATCCTCAGCACCTGGCGCGGGGTGTCATCATTGAAGCCCGGCTGGATAAGACGCGGGGGCCGCTGGCAACGGTGCTGGTGGAATCCGGGACGATCAAAGTCGGGGATCCTTTTGTGACCGGCGGGTTTGCCGGGAAGGTCCGGGCCATGTTGAATGACCGGGGGAAAAAAATTACCTCTGCGGGACCTTCCGTTCCGGTGGAAATTCTCGGGATCTCCGGTGTGCCGATGGCGGGAGAGACGTTTGTGGCGGTGGAAGAAGAACGGAAGGCCCGGCAGATTGCCATGGTGCGTTCCACCCGGATGCGGGAGGCGGCGCTCTCCAAAGGGCATCGGCTGACGCTGGACGACCTGTTCCAACAGATCCAGCAGGGGGCGGTCAAGGAACTTCCCATCATAATCAAGGGGGATGTGCAGGGGTCAGTGGAAGCCCTTTCCGATACTTTAGAGCGCCTGAGTACGAGTGCCGTGGAGCTGAAAGTGATCCACGGTTCGGTCGGAGGAATTAACGAAACCGATGTGAATCTGGCGACCGCCTCCAATGCCGTGATTATCGGTTTTAATGTTCGTCCGGAACCGAAGGCTGCGTCGCTGGCCGATGCCGAGCATGTGGATATTCGTTTGTACAATGTAATCTACGATGCGGCGGATGATGTCCGAAAGGCGATGGAAGGACTCCTGGAACCGATCCTGAAAGAGCGGCAGTTAGGCCGTGCCGAAGTGCGGGAGGTCTTTTCCATTTCCCGGATCGGCAATGTCGCAGGCTGTTATGTGCTGGACGGGACCCTGGAACGATCCGCCCATATTCGTCTGATTCGGGACAACGTTGTCATTTTTGAAGGGAAAGCCTCCTCCCTGAAACGTTTCAAGGATGATGTCAAAGAGGTTGCCACCGGCTATGAGTGCGGGGTAACCATCGAAAATTACAATGACATCAAGCCGAAGGATATTATTGAGTTTTATACCTTCGACAAGGTGGCGGCCAAATTATAGTTGCGCTATTCTGAAGAAGGGACATGACGCGTACCGGTTTGTTGGAACAGGTCCGGTTGAAGGGGCGGGAGTTCGGGTATGCACGTTGGTGCCTTGATCGTTGATTTATATCTTCCGGGATGTACTTCTCTGAAGGGGAAACGGAGCATTGTCAAATCGATCAAGGAGCGGGTGAAAAATAAGTTTAATGTTTCCGTGGCGGAAGTAGATTATCATGATCTGCATCAGCGGGCCTTGATCGGTGTGGCCATGATCGGCAATGATGCAAAAAAGATCAACAGTGCGCTGGATAAGGTTTTGAGCTTTTTGGAACTGTTTCGTGATGCGGACCTGGCGGGTCATCAGCTTGAAATCATGTAACGGCCAAGGATATGAAGGATATGGATGATGTCTTCTCCGAGAATGGAACGGATTTCCGATCTCATGATTTCCGAGATCTCGCAGGTTTTGTTACGGAAAGTCAAAGACCCCCGCGTGCGGCATGTAACCATTTCCGACGTGGACGTGGCCCGGGACCTCAAGACGGCAAAAGTATATTTCAGTGTCTTGCCGGGCGGGATGGATAAAGACGAAGTCCTCGACGGTTTGAACCGTGCCGCCGGATACATCCGCAGTGAACTGTTTCATGTCCTCCGATTCAAATCGATCCCCCGGTTGATTTTTAAATTGGACCCCTCCATTGAATACGGCGCGCACATTGAAAAACTCCTGCACACCCTCCACAATGGAAAGGACGAGGATGAAGACGGGGAATCTTGAACGCGTACGGCAGGTCCTGGCGGACGCCCATCGTATTCTGCTCACCACCCATGTGAACCCGGATGGGGACGGGTTGAGTTCCGAACTGGCGTTGGCTCGTTTCCTGGATCTGTCGGGCAAGGAAGTCCGGATCGTCAACCGGGACCCCGTTCCCGAGATCTTTGCGTTTCTGCCCGGCGCCGACCGGATTCAGCGGTCGGACCGTCTGCCCGCGGACACGGACCTGGTGGTGGTCCTGGACTGCGGGGGACTGGAGCGATCCGGTCTGAAGGTGGAGGACGGCGCCGATCCGAAGGTGGTGGTGATCGACCATCATCTGACCGACGATCATGACGGNNNNNNNNNNNNNNNNNNNNNNNNNNNNNNNNNNNNNNNNNNNNNNNNNNNNNNNNNNNNNNNATGGAGGAGCAGGGGACCGTTACCCTCGATTTTTCCATGGCCCTCTGTCTGTATACCTCGATCTTCACCGATACCGGCTCCTTCCGTTATTCCAATACAACACCGCAGGCCATGGCTTTTGCCTCGGAACTGCTGGCCTATGGTGTCGATTCCTGGATGGTGGCGGAGCAGGTTTATGAATCCAAGTCCTTCCCCGTATTAAAA encodes:
- the rbfA gene encoding 30S ribosome-binding factor RbfA, with protein sequence MSSPRMERISDLMISEISQVLLRKVKDPRVRHVTISDVDVARDLKTAKVYFSVLPGGMDKDEVLDGLNRAAGYIRSELFHVLRFKSIPRLIFKLDPSIEYGAHIEKLLHTLHNGKDEDEDGES
- the infB gene encoding translation initiation factor IF-2, whose translation is MGNKKLRVHEVAREIGIASKELLEYFKKTNPEIKSNLSVVPDEVAEEVREQYSSTGGLKASKARKKPKPKVEFKVRRKRKKVPEPEVAAEGISAEPEKAAVKDAVPPVEEKEAPAPIPETPQEAVVEAPPVKAPKVQPPKEEPAAKAPAEPEKEKQKLKKKEKKKGKKEEVKKEKQNRARAGVEKAKGKKGKISLKTEKVDRGALKKPKKISASQMLELQVRRTPKKLRVKPKKKTRAEKSKAREKVIQEQPVVEETGSLIRWDETTTVKEVAEQLHLPVNNLIMKFMEMGSMVTVNQPVDLEAVSLVAAEYDYEVKAVSLESDDALIEEVEDNPENLVSRPPVVTIMGHVDHGKTSLLDEIRKSNIVGDEAGGITQHIGAYTVKLKDRQITFLDTPGHEAFTSMRARGAKVTDIVILVVAADDGVMPQTVEAIHHAEAARVPIVVAVNKIDKANANPDRVKQQLAEHKLVPEEWGGQTIFVEVSAKKKIGLDSLLEMVLLQADMMELKADPQHLARGVIIEARLDKTRGPLATVLVESGTIKVGDPFVTGGFAGKVRAMLNDRGKKITSAGPSVPVEILGISGVPMAGETFVAVEEERKARQIAMVRSTRMREAALSKGHRLTLDDLFQQIQQGAVKELPIIIKGDVQGSVEALSDTLERLSTSAVELKVIHGSVGGINETDVNLATASNAVIIGFNVRPEPKAASLADAEHVDIRLYNVIYDAADDVRKAMEGLLEPILKERQLGRAEVREVFSISRIGNVAGCYVLDGTLERSAHIRLIRDNVVIFEGKASSLKRFKDDVKEVATGYECGVTIENYNDIKPKDIIEFYTFDKVAAKL
- a CDS encoding DUF503 domain-containing protein, with product MHVGALIVDLYLPGCTSLKGKRSIVKSIKERVKNKFNVSVAEVDYHDLHQRALIGVAMIGNDAKKINSALDKVLSFLELFRDADLAGHQLEIM